A window from Malania oleifera isolate guangnan ecotype guangnan chromosome 7, ASM2987363v1, whole genome shotgun sequence encodes these proteins:
- the LOC131159963 gene encoding berberine bridge enzyme-like 18: protein MKTPIPSVLSLLLLLLLSVSADEAFSTLQSRENFVQCLTTLSRDYPSITKVTHTPTISSYASVLDYSTKNLRFSSPTTPKPQAIITPLHESHIQAAIICSKKHGLQVRFRSGGHDYEGLSYVSQVPFVVIDMRNFRSVAVDEPNGTAWAQAGATLGEVYYGIAATSRTLGFPAGTCPAVGVGGHLSGGGYGTMLRRHGLAADNVIDAIIVDVNGKVLNRQTIGEDLFWGIRGGGGASFGVIIAWKIKLVSVPPTVTVFTLRKTLEQNATKLVHRWQSIAPKLDPNLYIRVTMTQLGKSNEDRRRQTTVQASFIALFLGRADELLRVTQRSFPELGLTKEDCTETSWIRSIIYFAELPPGNYSPDVLLNRAVLPSRYMKAKSDYVKEPIPEMGLEGIWKMFLEDEAKESEMIFTPYGGRMSEIPAYAIPYPHRAGNLYNIQQLACWKEGGTAIADRHIAWIRRLYSYMAPFVTKSPRSAYMNYRDFDVGVNNIDNTSYRQASVWGFKYFDNNFNRLVRVKTNAYPGNFLKNEQSIPSLSAERS, encoded by the coding sequence ATGAAGACACCAATCCCTTCAGTTCTCTcacttcttcttctcctcctacTCTCCGTTTCTGCTGATGAGGCGTTTTCAACACTACAAAGTCGAGAGAATTTTGTTCAATGCCTCACTACCCTTTCTAGGGACTACCCCTCCATCACCAAAGTTACTCACACCCCAACGATTTCCTCATATGCATCGGTCTTGGATTACTCCACAAAAAACCTTAGATTCTCATCACCCACTACGCCAAAACCTCAAGCCATCATTACTCCTTTACATGAATCCCACATTCAAGCAGCCATAATTTGTTCCAAGAAGCATGGCTTGCAAGTTAGATTTCGCAGCGGAGGACATGACTACGAGGGTCTCTCCTATGTTTCTCAGGTCCCCTTCGTCGTCATCGATATGAGGAACTTCCGATCAGTCGCCGTCGACGAACCAAATGGCACTGCATGGGCTCAAGCAGGCGCAACTCTCGGTGAAGTTTACTATGGAATCGCAGCGACAAGTAGAACTCTTGGCTTCCCGGCCGGTACTTGCCCTGCAGTGGGCGTCGGCGGACACCTCAGCGGCGGAGGTTACGGCACGATGCTGCGTAGACACGGCCTTGCTGCTGATAATGTGATCGACGCTATCATAGTTGATGTTAATGGCAAAGTTCTTAACAGACAAACCATCGGGGAGGATCTGTTCTGGGGCATTAGAGGAGGAGGTGGTGCTAGTTTCGGAGTCATCATAGCGTGGAAAATAAAACTGGTTTCTGTTCCACCAACTGTGACTGTGTTTACACTTCGCAAAACCCTAGAACAAAACGCAACCAAGCTTGTGCACAGATGGCAATCCATAGCACCCAAGCTTGATCCAAACCTTTACATCAGAGTTACCATGACACAGCTGGGAAAGTCAAATGAAGACAGGAGGAGGCAAACCACAGTACAAGCTTCATTCATTGCCTTGTTCTTGGGCAGAGCCGACGAGCTCCTTCGGGTGACGCAGCGGAGCTTCCCCGAACTCGGATTAACGAAAGAAGACTGCACCGAAACAAGCTGGATTAGGTCTATCATCTACTTTGCAGAACTCCCACCTGGAAACTACTCCCCTGATGTTCTTCTCAACAGGGCTGTTTTGCCGAGTCGATACATGAAAGCGAAATCGGACTACGTGAAGGAGCCAATTCCTGAAATGGGTTTGGAGGGGATATGGAAGATGTTCCTTGAAGACGAGGCAAAGGAGTCCGAGATGATCTTTACTCCTTACGGTGGAAGAATGAGTGAGATTCCTGCATATGCAATTCCTTACCCGCATAGGGCTGGGAATTTGTACAATATTCAGCAACTGGCGTGTTGGAAAGAAGGAGGGACTGCAATAGCTGATCGACACATTGCGTGGATCCGGAGACTTTATAGCTACATGGCTCCCTTCGTTACAAAATCTCCGAGAAGTGCGTACATGAACTATAGGGATTTTGATGTGGGAGTAAACAACATAGACAACACAAGTTACAGGCAGGCAAGTGTTTGGGGTTTCAAGTATTTTGATAACAACTTTAATAGGTTGGTGCGAGTAAAGACCAATGCTTATCCTGGCAATTTCCTTAAGAATGAACAAAGCATCCCGTCTCTCTCGGCGGAAAGAAGCTAG